A segment of the Streptomyces sp. XD-27 genome:
GCGGTTGGGCTGTCCGGGCCACCGATACCCGGGGTCACCCCCTTATGAGACTCTCTGTCAGCAAGCTCGTCAATCCCTTGCGCGGAATGTTGACCGTTCACACCGCGCGTGTGAGCCTGCCCGTGCCACCCGTGCGGGGACGGACCGGGATGGCAGCCAGCGAAGGAGGCGTCGGTGGGGACCGCGGAACTCTACGCACAGCAGCCCGAAGAGCCGATCTGGCAGGTGCCCGCCGCCGGGGCGGCCCGCTTCACCTGGGAGTACGACGAGCACCGCGAGCGGCTCCTGGCCCTGTACCAGAAGGGCAAGGACAAGCAGTGGGACGCGGCCAAGCGGATCGACTGGGACCTGGAGGTCGACCCGGACGATCCGCTGGGCACGCCGGACGAGTCGCTCGTCCTCCACGGCACCCCGCACTGGGCGAAGATGACGGATCGGGACAAGGCCGAGCAGCGCCGGCACTTCGCGGCCTGGCAGTTCAGCCAGTTCCTGCACGGCGAACAGGGCGCCATGGTCTGCGCCTCCCGGATCGTCGAGGCCGTCCCCGGCCTGGACGCCAAGTTCTACTCCGCCACCCAGGTCATGGACGAGGCCCGGCACGCCGAGGTCTACAGCCGCTTCCTGCACGAGAAGATCGGGATGCTCTACCCCGTCAACACCGATCTCCAGGCCCTGCTCGGCGACACCCTCCGCGACTCCCGCTGGGACATGCCCTATCTGGGCATGCAGGTGCTCATCGAGGGCCTGGCGCTCGCCGCCTTCGGCATGATCCGCGACACCACCGACAAGCCCCTGCCCAAGCAGATCCTCACGTACGTGATGCAGGACGAGGCCCGCCACGTCGCCTTCGGCCGGATGGCGCTGCGCGACTACTACCGCGAACTGTCGGACGCCGAGCGGCGCGAGCGCGAGGAGTTCGTCATCGAGGGCTGCTACCTGATGCGCGACCGGCTGCGCGGCGTCGAGGTGCTGGAGAACTTCGGCATCCCGAAGGCCGAGGCGGCGGAGTACACGGAGCGGTCGGACTTCCTGCACCTGTTCCGCAGGCTGCTGTTCAGCCGCATCGTGCCGTGCGTGAAGGACATCGGGCTGTGGGGCGAGCGCTTGCAGCGGGCGTACGTGGACATGGGCGTACTGGAGCTGGGCGACAGCAACCTGGACCTGCTGATGGCGGAGGACGAGGAGCAGGCGGAACGCCTGGACGCGGAGCGCTTCGCGGCGGAGGAGGCGGCGCGGCGGGCGGAGGTGGCGGAGACGGTGGCGGCCGGCGCCGCCGAGGATTGACCGGCTGGACCCCACGGTCGGCCGGACCCCACGGTCGGCTAGGCCAGCTGGCGTGCCCCGAGCTCGAACCACGTGCCCTTGCCCAGCCCCGGCCCGTGCTCGCAGACGCCCCACGCGTCCGCACCCCCGGAAATCAGCGCCATGCCGCGCCCGCACTCGTCGTCGGGGGACACGGTTGTCCGGCAGAGCGGGCGGCCCGGGGCCTCGTCGTGCACGAGTACGCGGAGGTAGTCGGCCTCGGCGTGCGCCGCCCACTCGGCGAAGAGGGTCACGGGCGTCGAACAGCCGCTGATCAGGCAGGCGTTGACCGCGTTGGTGACGGCCTCGGAGGTGAGTAAGAGGGCGGTGTCGGTGAGGTCGCCGCGGTCGGCGGCGAGGAGCAGGGATCGTACGGTTTCCCTGGCGGCGCGGACCCATACGGGTTCGGGCGGGAAGACGAGGGAGACGAGCATGGCGGACCTCCCGGGTTCGGGTTGCCGATTGGTGCCCCGACGCTAGGGAAAGGTTTTCCGATCCAGCAACCGTTTCGGCGTTGGTTCCCTCGACCGGGTGACGGAACGCCTATTCGGTGGCCCGTGCCGTGCTGAGGTGGGCAGACTGCGCGGAGTTACGAGGAGGAGCGCATGTCACCCAGGAGTCAGCCGAGCGAACGCCAGCGCCGACTGGGCGCCGAGCTGCGCAAGTTGCGCAACCGCGCCGGACTCTCCGGCGACCAGGCCGCCGTGATCCTCGACGCCGATCGCGCACGGATAAGCAACATCGAGGCCGGACGGATCGACGTGTCCCGGAACCGGCTCTACAAGCTGCTGCGCGAGTACGGGTGCCCGGACGGGCCGCTGTTCGACGGGCTGATGGAGATGGCGCAGGAGCTGGGCAAGGGGTGGTGGGACGAGTTCCGCGACGCGATGGGCCGCAACGCCCTTGACCTGGCAGAACTGGAGTCCCGCTCCACAGCCATTCGCATGCACCAACCGCTGTTCATCCCGGGCATGTTCCAGACGGAGGACTACGCGCGCGAGGTGATCCTGGCCACTGATGGCCAGGACCACGACCACGCCGAGCGGTGCGTGGGCTTTCGGATGGCCCGTCAGCGTGTCCTCGACGGTGACTCGCCGACGACGTACCACGCGGTGATCCACGAGGCTGCTCTACGTATCCGGGTCGGTGGGCTCACTGTCATGCGCAAGCAGCTGTTGCGGCTGATCGAAGTGGCCCGGCTTCCCAACGTGACGGTGCAGATCTTCCCCTACGAGAAGGGCGCGTACGCGGCCTTCAGCCGCCCCTTCGTGCTCTTCGAGGCCGCAACGCCGGAGCTGAACACCGTCCACCTGGAGCACCCGCTCAACTCGGTCTTTCTGGGGGATGGAGAACGCATCGACGAGTACGCCAAGATGTTCGAGAGGCTGACGGAGCTGGCGCTCGCTCCTGTCGACCCTCAGGTCACGCCGGAGTCGCATGACTCCCGTGACTCGCTCAGCCTGATCCAGCACGCGATGTACGAACTGTGAGGGAGCCCCATGTCCCCGCTTGCGTGGCGCAAGTCATCGTTCAGTACCGGCTCGCAGAGCGAGTGCGTCGAGTTGGCGCCGGGCCCCGGCGGGGCCATCCACTTCCGCGAGAGCGACGACCCCGACGTCGTCGCGGCCACCACCCCCACGACCCTCCGCACCTTCGTGCGGGCCGCCAAGGCCGGGGCATTCGACCACGTCACGTGACACGGTCGGGGCGGGTTCGCGGCAGCAGCCATACGGCCAGTATGGCCAGGGCGGCGACGACCAGGGCGCTGATGCCGCTGATGAGGTTCAGACCGTCGGTGAAGGCGGCGCGGGCGGGGTCGAGCAAGAGGTCGTGCAGTCGGCTGGGGAGGTCGTCCGCCGTGGCCATGGCGTCGGGCAGGCTTTCGCGAGCGGACTCGGCCTCCTGCGCCGGGGCCTCGCCGGGGACGGCGCCGGTCATCCGGTCGCGGTAGACGGCGGCGCCTACGGTGCCGAGGACCGCGACGCCCAGGGCGACGCCGAACTCGGTACTCGTCTCGGACATCGCGGCGGCCGAACCCGCCTTCTCGGGCGGGGCGGCCCCGACGATCAGGTCGGTGCCCAGCACGAACATGGGGCTGATGCCCAGGTAGACGATGACGAAGCCGGTCACGAGGACGGGCAGCCCGGAGACGGGGTCGACCTGGGTGAGGACCAGGTAGCCGACAGCGGAGACCGCCAGCGAGGCCCCGATGATGTACGCGGCGGGCATCGTGCGGGCGAGTGCCGGAGTCAGGGCGGACGCCAGGATGAGCGCACCGGCGGCGGGCAGCAGCCACAGCCCCGCCTCGAGTGGCGAGAGCCCCTCGACCAGTTGCGTGTACTGGGTGATGAACAGGTAGACCCCGCCCAGGGCGGCGATGCTGAGCAGCTGGATTCCCAGGGCGGCGCTGAACGCACGGTTCCTGAACAGCGTGACGTCGAGCAGGGGACTGGCCAGCCTGGACTGCCGGTGCACGAACAGCACACCGAGGACCAGGCCGCCGGTCAGGGCGGTGACGGGCAGCATCGTGAGACCGTCCTTGGCCAGCTCCTTGATGCCGTAGATGATCGGCAGGATGGCGGCGAGGGACAGCACGACGCTGGTCGGGTCCAGTCGACCGGCCTGGGTGTCGCGGTACTCGGGAAGCAGCACCGGGGCGGTCACCAGCAGCAGGATCATCACCGGCACCCCCAGCAGGAAGACCGAGCCCCACCAGAACGCCTGGAGCAGCAGCCCGCCCAGCACAGGGCCCAGCGCGACACCGGCCGAGAAGCAGGTCACCCAGACACCGATGGCCGTGCCGCGCTGCCTTGGGTCACGGAACATGTTGGTGATCAGCGCGAGGGTGGACGGCATCAGGGTCGCCCCGGCTATCCCGAGCAACGCGCGAGCCGCGATCAGCATCTGGGGGCTGGTGGCGTACGCGGCGAGCGCCGAAGCGATGCCGAACGCGGCCGCCCCGATCAACAGGAGTTTCCTGCGGCCGATCCGGTCGCCCAGCGTGCCCATGGTGACCAGGAAGCCGGCGATCATAAAGCCGTAGATGTCGGTGATCCAGAGCAGTTCGCTGCCGCTTGGCCGGAGGGCGGCGCTCAGGTGCGGGACGGCCAGGTACAGCACGGTGGCGTCCATGGCGAGCAGCAGGGTGGGGAGCGCGAGCACGGCCAGCCCGAGCCATTCTCGGGGCCCGGCCAACTGTCGGGGGAGGGTCGTGTGGAGCGTTTCCGTTGACATGCCGCGTAAGCTAAACCCTCACGTCGACGTCAGAGTCAACTCGCCTTTCGGGGAGCGTGTCATCACATGCGTATCGGGGCGTTGTCCCAGCGGACCGGAGTCAGCGAACGGGCGCTGCGGTACTACGAGGAGCAGGGGCTGCTGAATCCGCTGCGGCGGCCGAGCGGCTACCGCGAGTACACCGATGAGCATGTCCACACGGTGCGGAGCATCCGCACGCTGCTCGCCGCCGGTCTGGGCACCGCGACCATCGCCGACGTACTTCCCTGCATGGTCGACGAGGGCGGGCAACTCGCGGCCGCCTGCCCCGACCTGCTGGTCGACCTGGTCAGGGAGCGGAACCGGATCACCGCCGCCATGGACGAACTGCGGGCCGCACGCGAGATGCTGGACACCATCATCGCCGCGCCCGTCCCTCCCGAGGCGGCCCAAGCGCTGGACTGCGACGAGGAAATCGGCACTGGGGTCGGTGCACCGCGGGCCCCGTCGTCCTGAGTCACCAGCCCCCTCAGCCACCGGTCGTCGGCTACGACATCGTGTCGGCGATCACGGACGCCGCCTCCGCGATCAGTTTGTCGTCGGGTTCGGCATCCTTCCGGTTGCGGTTCGACAAGATGGCCATGACGACGGGGGCGCCGTCGGGGCGCCACACCACGGCGATGTCGTTGCGGGCGCCGTAGAAGCTGCCGGTTCCGGTCTTGTCGCCGACCGTCCAGCCCTTGGGTACCCCGGCCCTGATGAGCGTGTCTCCCGTCTTGTTGGTCCGCAGCCACGTCGTCAGCTGGGCGCGTTCGCGCTTGCCCAGGACGTCTCCGAGGACGTACGCGCGCAGATCCTTGGCCAGCGCCCGCGGCGTGGTCGTGTCCCGCTGCTCGCCCGGGATCCACCGGCTCAGTTCGGGCTCGCGGCGCTCCATGCGGGTGGTGTCGTCGCCGATCTCCTCGAGCGCGGCGTCGAGGGCTTTCGGGCCGCCGAGTGCGTCGAACAGCAGGTTGGCCGCGGCGTTGTCGCTGTAGCGGACGGCGGCCTCGCACAGTGCGCGCAGGCTCATCCCGGTCTTGACGTGCCGTTCGGTCACGGGGGAGTGGTCGATCAGGTCGTCCTTGGAGTACGTGATCACCTTGTCCATGCCGCTCAGGGAGTACTTGCGCAGCACGGCAGCTGCTTCCAACGCCTTGAACGTGGAGTTGTAGGCGAACCGCTCGCCGTCGTTGTAGGCCACCTCGCGCCCGGTGCCG
Coding sequences within it:
- a CDS encoding DUF397 domain-containing protein, which gives rise to MSPLAWRKSSFSTGSQSECVELAPGPGGAIHFRESDDPDVVAATTPTTLRTFVRAAKAGAFDHVT
- a CDS encoding MFS transporter gives rise to the protein MSTETLHTTLPRQLAGPREWLGLAVLALPTLLLAMDATVLYLAVPHLSAALRPSGSELLWITDIYGFMIAGFLVTMGTLGDRIGRRKLLLIGAAAFGIASALAAYATSPQMLIAARALLGIAGATLMPSTLALITNMFRDPRQRGTAIGVWVTCFSAGVALGPVLGGLLLQAFWWGSVFLLGVPVMILLLVTAPVLLPEYRDTQAGRLDPTSVVLSLAAILPIIYGIKELAKDGLTMLPVTALTGGLVLGVLFVHRQSRLASPLLDVTLFRNRAFSAALGIQLLSIAALGGVYLFITQYTQLVEGLSPLEAGLWLLPAAGALILASALTPALARTMPAAYIIGASLAVSAVGYLVLTQVDPVSGLPVLVTGFVIVYLGISPMFVLGTDLIVGAAPPEKAGSAAAMSETSTEFGVALGVAVLGTVGAAVYRDRMTGAVPGEAPAQEAESARESLPDAMATADDLPSRLHDLLLDPARAAFTDGLNLISGISALVVAALAILAVWLLPRTRPDRVT
- a CDS encoding ATP-binding protein; protein product: MLVSLVFPPEPVWVRAARETVRSLLLAADRGDLTDTALLLTSEAVTNAVNACLISGCSTPVTLFAEWAAHAEADYLRVLVHDEAPGRPLCRTTVSPDDECGRGMALISGGADAWGVCEHGPGLGKGTWFELGARQLA
- a CDS encoding ferritin-like domain-containing protein, which produces MGTAELYAQQPEEPIWQVPAAGAARFTWEYDEHRERLLALYQKGKDKQWDAAKRIDWDLEVDPDDPLGTPDESLVLHGTPHWAKMTDRDKAEQRRHFAAWQFSQFLHGEQGAMVCASRIVEAVPGLDAKFYSATQVMDEARHAEVYSRFLHEKIGMLYPVNTDLQALLGDTLRDSRWDMPYLGMQVLIEGLALAAFGMIRDTTDKPLPKQILTYVMQDEARHVAFGRMALRDYYRELSDAERREREEFVIEGCYLMRDRLRGVEVLENFGIPKAEAAEYTERSDFLHLFRRLLFSRIVPCVKDIGLWGERLQRAYVDMGVLELGDSNLDLLMAEDEEQAERLDAERFAAEEAARRAEVAETVAAGAAED
- a CDS encoding helix-turn-helix transcriptional regulator, encoding MSPRSQPSERQRRLGAELRKLRNRAGLSGDQAAVILDADRARISNIEAGRIDVSRNRLYKLLREYGCPDGPLFDGLMEMAQELGKGWWDEFRDAMGRNALDLAELESRSTAIRMHQPLFIPGMFQTEDYAREVILATDGQDHDHAERCVGFRMARQRVLDGDSPTTYHAVIHEAALRIRVGGLTVMRKQLLRLIEVARLPNVTVQIFPYEKGAYAAFSRPFVLFEAATPELNTVHLEHPLNSVFLGDGERIDEYAKMFERLTELALAPVDPQVTPESHDSRDSLSLIQHAMYEL
- the bla gene encoding class A beta-lactamase — protein: MQHTRARRALLGALAALALVPLTACGQDGDDASAAPKPRASHPSTAKPFVREFKELERKFDARLGVYAIDTGTGREVAYNDGERFAYNSTFKALEAAAVLRKYSLSGMDKVITYSKDDLIDHSPVTERHVKTGMSLRALCEAAVRYSDNAAANLLFDALGGPKALDAALEEIGDDTTRMERREPELSRWIPGEQRDTTTPRALAKDLRAYVLGDVLGKRERAQLTTWLRTNKTGDTLIRAGVPKGWTVGDKTGTGSFYGARNDIAVVWRPDGAPVVMAILSNRNRKDAEPDDKLIAEAASVIADTMS
- a CDS encoding MerR family transcriptional regulator, with the protein product MRIGALSQRTGVSERALRYYEEQGLLNPLRRPSGYREYTDEHVHTVRSIRTLLAAGLGTATIADVLPCMVDEGGQLAAACPDLLVDLVRERNRITAAMDELRAAREMLDTIIAAPVPPEAAQALDCDEEIGTGVGAPRAPSS